The Dermacentor silvarum isolate Dsil-2018 chromosome 11, BIME_Dsil_1.4, whole genome shotgun sequence region TGAACTTACCATTTTGAAGACAGCGCAGTCATTCGCATGTCTCCAGATACATGTACGCTTCTCTCAGAAACGTGAACAAGCCTCCCTGGCAAGGAGTGACGAAACAGCAACAGTATTTCAGAAGCGTTCTTTATTTCGATCATAAAGGCAAAACAATCTTGAGAAAGACACGGAATGCCAAAAATAAATTAACAAGGCGGtacgctacgtacgtgaaatgtgcGCTTACCACTTTCGCGTGTCTAAGCAAGGCTTTCAAAATGAGATGCATGCTACAGTCGAAGACAGCAGCATACGGAAATGACCACAACAAAAATGTGGTGGACGACGCACATCTACGAGAATAAGCAAAACAAAATGTCTTGAGACAGTAACAAAAGTAGTGAAACCGAGGGATGCTGCACACAAAAGTGGAATGGTGGAAAGTTGCGTACATACAACAGACATCACTGCCACCAACCAGAGCTTGTGCTTAAAAAACCCTTCACGAAATCGCTCGTACCAGCATCTTCATATGTCCTTAGTTCCAAAGTTACTCAAAACACTATATTAAAAAAACATCTCACACATTGCATGCTAAAACAAAGTTTTTAAAATTATATGCACTTCAAGTCAATTTTTTCAGATCAGATTGCTTAAGTTTttcaagatgaaaaaaaaaaaaatgcagcgatTGACACCAGCGTCAATCAAACAGTGATGGGCGCCAGGATTCAGTATCCTAGCTGACGTATAATACACTTGCAACTGTAAATCACTAGACGGCAAGAGTAGGCAGGTTACATAACATTGAACATTTAGCCGTGCACCAAGACGGCGGTTCAAAACGGGACAATTGTGAGCCACTTATTGGCCCCAAACAAATCTTTTGATGCCGTACTGTTATTGGCTTCCTTTAAATACGTGAACCACATACAGTGTTGCCAATTTAGCAGATTTCCCACCAGATATAGAGGATCTTAACCTTGTTTAATGGCAAAACTACACTTTCAGTGGATAGCAGATTACTGAAAGCAAATTTCGAATCACATCCTTTTGACAAGTTGTTTGACATTTCACAGAAATATTCAACATGTTCGAGAAACTTTTAACTCTGGTTCAGCGCAAGTTTTGCAAGGGGGAAGAGAACAAAAGAGAACACTGCACACATGTGTCTGCCTTTTTCAAGTTGCAGAACAATAAGAAAACATTTAGTACCACTGCATCCTGTCTTCACTCGAACATCTTGTCCACGCATTCAAACTGCAACTCGCAGCAACAATAACAGCAAGAATATTGTGCGACTAGATACCAAAAGCGTAGTGCACTTTCACACAGTGTGAATGAGAAGCTCAAAGTGCTCTCAAAGGAACTGTATACCTCCGAAGAGATTACCAAAGGAAGTATAAAAATCCTAAAACGTTTTTCTTATTCCCCCACCTTCGTGATACCAATAACAGCTTGGCATGACAGTCAGTTTGTGCAAAGTCATGACTAAAATTGGCAAAGCAGTATCTATGTCAGAATTGTGGCTCGAACAAAAGTTAGAACCATGTTGCAGCTGGTCTGTGAGCTTAAATAGTTACCTTAAATGCCCCAACTTGCTATTCACACCATCTCAGCGTGACCTGAGCTACATAGCGTAAACGGCTTAAAGCAAGATTAAAATGCAGAAGTGGATTGTTACACAGGTAGTCGTACAAATAGTGCCTGACTGCACCTGAGGCAAGTCAATACGCTGTTTCACAATGACAGCAGTGCAACGAAGTGCTTCAGTGATCATTAATTCACTGAGCAGCGGTGAAGTTGCCTGAGTGGTAACTGTCACCAGCACAGCTAATCAAGCATCACCTTGCACATGGCACTGAATTGAAAGTGCAACTAGGAGACCTGTGTATCTTGATGCAGAACAAACCAAGTTTGCACTAGCAACTCTGATACAGACAGTGCTTGTAAGACTGTCTCCAACTAGTACGCATCAAGAACTGCAATCGGTCCAACAAAAAATGGTACAACTGCTGCTGACGTGATAACAAAGAACTTCTGCATTCCAATGTAACACTACTAGAACATTCTTTAAATACTGCATAACGCATGATATAGGTAGTCTTCAGTAAACGGAAAACTGGCAGCAAAAAGTTGGCGAGCAATGCTTGGTACTATGTCAGCACCCTGGAAACAGTGTACAGAATTTTCACAGATTTCACACTAGGAATGTTGCTGACGATGTTTTAATATCTCCACAAAAGGGGAAAGCACTTTGCCACGTAACACACCTTGGCAGTTCAACTTGTGTACTGTGAAAAAGTGTCACAGAAAACAACACGTAAAGATTCTTTTTGCACGAATATGTCAAATGTGGTTTATGTAACTCGCTTGATTAACAAGTGATGCCAATGACAACATGTGTTAGTCGTTTGAGTGCCAGATAGCAAACAAATTGTCACACAGTAATAAAACAACGCCGTTACCAAATCCTAGCTCTCTGCAATGCCTGAAATTTCAACACACACTATATCACATGTATCGCATTGGATGTGGTACATCAGAGCATGTGAAATAACATGCCAATCTATTACCAACAGTAATGATAAGTGTCAACTTGCTCTGAAACAACTACTTCGACACTCAAATCATATTTAACTTGAACAATTGATTGACATTACAAACACTTGAATGTCTTAATTTTCTAGAAAAAATAATCACTTTGGGCCCTGTGTTCTGTCATTCTAAGACTGGAACTTGGTTTACGAACGTTTAAAAACAGCCATGCAAATCCGCCAATGCATCGCAAATGTCAAAATGACTGGTAGTCTTCTTTCTAGACGTCCAACGACAACTTCATCTTCTTCACTGTATTTTCCACCTGATGATTGAGTTTTTGGTTGCactgtactcttttttttttttatgttctgctGGAGGCAAACAACTAAGTGGAACAACTTTCAAAGAAACTAACTACTTCACAAAGCCTATAATTTACCAACGTATCCCTATTACAAGATGAGTCGATAACTGAAGGACTAGAGAAGCTTCTTTGGAAATTAGGCCTAGCAACACAGCTACTCTAATAATACTTCAGCTCACCTTAACAGATCGATGTGGGCATTTATGTGTGACTTCACCAAAATTTTAAAAGTAAGTCAGATGATAATAGCTGTGCACCAGGAGATCTGTCACcagcatgaaagaaaacaaaataaaaaacaccAGCTTTTTCACTGATATGGTCATTAACATGAAGTAGTAGTGACGCAAGCATGTAAGCCCATTTGGTCAGTACAGCAACTTAAATGAGGGTTTACCCACTGCACGCATTAGgatattctttctttttccatgTCACGCAGAAGACAAGCAAACAACCCTCCAAATGTGTAGTAAACTACAGATATAAGACATATAAAAGTTTGACAAAATTATTAATTAAGAGTTGGATGCAAACGATAAGATGCCctgaataataaaaaagcatGTCAATAAAAACAGCGACACATGAAGCTGGAAGAGAATTGTTAAGACGAGTTATATATTAGAGGATGTCTGCACGACGACGGTTTCAGCCGGGACGGGACAAAAAGCACGTGTGACGGCAGTGCATCATGTGACTACAGGCTACAAGGTTCGCGTGGCCAAACAAGGGTGGACTCGTTATCTTTTTTCTTGAGTTGCTCAGAACTTCCAGGCATTCTTCATCATGAGGTCGAAGTAGCTATCCGTGTCAACAGAGGCACTCACACCCGCATAGTAGTCGACGAATTCTTCAATTGTCACCTGCCAAGGTAAAATGTCGTGCGTGACTCAAAACGTGTTGGTGCTACTCCAGGTCACTGCATTGTCATTAGTGCACTACTGGCAAGTTGGCAGTGAAGTTCCAAACTACAACGGAAGCAAGCCAGGGCTTTCTAGTGCATATTCATCAAAGCGTACATACACTATATCTTGTTTTCTGGGTATAACCAGTCTAACAAGTACAAAACTGCAACGCAACACTGAAACAGCACGTAAGCCTAAAACAAAACATTTAACAAACGTTTATGAATGTGCCACCTTAGTTGGGTGCCCAAGTAGGACAGAGCAGCAGAAGTGTGTCATGTGGAGGATCGCTGCGTGAGCAATACTGCTGCAACACGTCACACACTGAAATTAATGACCTGTGCTGTCATCACAGGTTGTATCAATAAGTCAGGCAGGGCTGTTAAAGTTGGCGTCATTTTTCGAGAAAGCACAAGTGGACACATCttgtcatttctttctttcaggtgCCTAAAAAAATTAGATAATTAAGTTTTGTGGCTTTACTtcccaaaaccacaatctggttatgaggtgggattccagattaattttgaccacccagtGTGCTTCAAAGTGCACCCATTGCACAGTAcccgagtgtttttgcattttgcacccATCAAAACGTGGCCACCATGACCTAGACGGAACCCGCCACCTTGAGATCAGTAGTCCaacgctatagccactgagctaccgtgaCAGGTGTTTCAAGTCTCTTTCTCGTGTTTTACACTAAAGATAAATTCAACCATACTCCTTAGTTTCTGCATCTTTTCAAAAACATTATATGCTATTAAAACGTATGTTGTTCAACACAGTGCTAATTTGCGCCAATTGACACTTACTAGGGTAAAGAAAGACAAGACTTATTGACAGGACAAAATGTGAATGACATACACAGGCGTCCCGTCAGTAAACAGTGTTCTTTCTTTACTCGAGCATGGTGCCCAGGCTCAACTGCAAACTCATTTGTGTTCTCACCTTGCCGTCGGGGTTATTGGTACTGTCGAAGTTCTGCAGGAATAGCTGAAACGCGTCGTCCTCACTGAGTTCCCCACTCTGGAACTTGGGCTGCCGAGCGTTGTAATGACCCTTGAGGTCATTGACAGTGATGATTCCGTCTCCGGACTTGTCCATCTTGTGGAACGTCTCTTTGATGCAGTCCAGACGGGCCGCCGACATTGGAGGCTGCATGCGGCGaacacaggcgagagcttgcatGGCGTACTAAGGCAGTTGTGGGTCTAGACAGTCTCATCTTGTAATGGCCAGCCATACTTCACAAAGCAGTAGGGAACCGTCTGCTCACTTTTGCCTGTAATCCGCAAGTATACCTTGCAGTGGCTTAGCCATGAATTTACTTTTGGGGGAGGGGGGCTACTATGCCACCTGACTGGGGAGGTGGTGGCTAGGCAGGCGAGTGTTGTCGCACGTCGCTTTATTCCGCGTATCCTGATTAGAAAATGTGTTCCGTTGAAAAAACTTGTCTTCACTCAACCACAATATTTACAGATCTTGCCTCCGAATGTTTTATCTATCCCATGTAGACAACTATATGCATCAAACAGTGATGTTAGGAGAGTTATAAGTAAAGATGTATGGACGGGCGTGAGTTACCCATCGGAACAACAGGATGCTATCTTTGAAACTGAGTTGGGGGAAACGGTGGTTGGTAGCAACCTCTAGGGAAGCTATAGAAAGCTTCTGCAGTCCACTGAAGTTGACATTATGCACAACAACTTCTCAGAAGCACTAAACTTGCTCCAAAAAATAACCTAAATTTGTCCAGACAGCATATGCAACAAAGGGTTAATGGTCAATTCAATGGCTAATGGCAGTATTCGTCACTATATTCTCTAGGTGCTTTCTTTGCTTTGGTATCACAAGTTTATGTTAAGATTAAAGGTGTGATGCACTCACCCTGAGCGCAACGAGGAACTCGTTGAAAGAGATGCTGCCGCTGCCATCCGTGTCGAGCTCCTTGAACAGGGTGTCCACCTCATGGTCGCTCAGGTCCACCTTGAAGTCCTGCAGGCCCTTCTTGAACTCTCTCTTGTCAAGCTTCTTGTCCCCGGAGTGGTCCATGGCGCGGAACTGCCTGCACAGCACAAGCACACAAGCGCGCCCTGCGTTAAGGAAGTAAGCCAATCACAAGGGCGAGGATTCTTGAAAATATAGTAACTGACATGGTTTAAAAGGaacagggaaaagaaaaaaaagagaaatatagGCTATAACAATATTATCCCTATCCACTTTGAAGGCACTATGGGCCTCTTCAGCATAGGCGCAACACTTTCTTCATAGCTGTCCTACTCTCCTGAGCTGAATAAGTAGTACTACTACTGATTAAAAATCCCAGCTCTACATCTGTGCTTTGGGTTAGGGGGAACATCGCAGAAGGGGACTATGGACAGATTCTGACCATCTGGGCTTCCTTAATATGCACATCATAAATGTAAGCATAAAAGCATTCTTGCTTCCACATCCATTAGTATGTAGCTGGTGCAAGTGGGATACAAACCAATTAGCGCATATTCAGCACCGGAATGCGATAGCCTCTAAAATCAGGACTCTTGGGTACACTTTCAGTAAAACGCATGGTAGTGCACAATATATCAGTGGGCGAGAAGTAATAAGACTTGAGTTAAATCCTTATTTCACCTGCCTATCTCTACTGTGGATACCATTCGGGACACAACACATGCGTTGACCGAAATTCTACAAAAGTTGTAATTAAGTTCTGAAATGCATGATATGCTTACTTTGTTTGATGAACATTTTAAGAGGTGCAGCTATTGCTGTGACAGCTGAAGTAACCACTAACTTAAATGTAGTTACCAGATGGCTCAGGACTATGCCTTGAGTGTGGGGATGAAGCATTTTCAGCTGATAGACTCTGGCCACTGACTTAACAGCCGAGAACTCACGGGTTCAACATTGCAGGTCAACCGTTTCCTACTCATGGTGCTCATCGAAATATTATTATACGCATGTTTGAGCCATTCTTAAATGACATCTGTGCAACTTGCAGCAGCTACACTTTGTAGAGAGTAAACGGATGCCAGTATCACTTAACACGCTTCACCTCATTGCCAGTTTAAAAATGCCGGGAGCACTGCAGTGAGGGGCCCCCAAGTGCTGTGCTGCACTTGTTTACCTTCAGTAAAAAAGGCAAGTGCCTTGCACAAGCAATGAGGGGTTTCGAGGCACGAAGAGAAAGCGAAAACGACTGGCACGGAGTGCCACAAAGGCAGCTGTCAGTTGCGAAAAAATTTTTGAGGAAGCAATGTATTTTACAGTGCACCTTACTTCTCCAAAGTGTTACTTAGGTTTGATCCAGAAACATTTTCCAGCTTCCCTCTAATCCTGCAGGTCTCATTTAGCCCCACGCGAATGCCAGTGGAGTCGTGTAAAGTTGCGAGCTTGAGGAAGCAGCCACAGTAGGGCAGGGTTAATCCTTTATCAGAAGGGTGTGACAAGGTGTTGCCCAGTCACCGATTTCAGAGCTGATACAGATCATTAGGCATGCCGAGACAGCATGTCCAACAAGACAGCTTGGACTTACCGTGCAAACGCCTTGATGCCGTGCGCGCCCCGCTGGAGGCACTGGTGGCGAAGCTTCTCAATGGGAGTCAAGGACATGTCTAAGCCCGGTGGTGGTTTCTGCAGCAACGTTTGCAGGAAGTCTGCAGAGGTGTGTGAGAAAATGTTATGAATGCAGGTGAAACTGAGAAGATCTAGCCTTTGCACCACTGTCAGTACGGCCTGCTAACACTATATATGCAACTACGAATATATATTTTAGCTGGCAGCCATTTTTGCTTTCCTTCTTAGAGTTTAGGTACTGAGATCTGAGTGATGCCTAAATGCAGTCTGCCGCGTGTCAGCAGCACCATTCATAATGCAGCAAAGTGAGTGAATAAGCAGCTTGGCTATTAGCAATGAAAGACATCAGCAAATTGGAAGAAAATATGTTAGTTCCACGTATAAACTACTTTTATTGTGAAGGTACCTCGCATCACAATAGGAATGCTGATTTGAATCGTAGTTTGCAATAGGTTTAGAGCGAAGCAAACGACCACACACAAAAGCACACATGGGATGAGCGCTATTCATGTGTCTTTACATGGGTAGTGCTCATAGCGACTCGTAGCTACTGCTACAAAATGGCATAACAAAATGGCATAAAAATGGACAAGGACGTTCAAAACAAAGGCCCACACAAAGGAGAGACATGGGTGCCTAATGATTTGCACAGTTATAGGAATTTGCGTATCCCAGAAGCGGGGGTGTTTAATATTGTAAACGTTCGAGTAGCAAACAGAACATCATTCCGTTCGACCCAGTTTTAAAATCAAGCATGAAGTTCTGCAAATTGGGACTTGGTAATTGTGTATTGATATATGGGTTAAATTTGATCAAAAAGCAAATCTGAATTGAGGATTTCGAAATCGTGCATTGATGTGGGATTAAGCAAAAAGAAAATCTTAAGCAAAGAAGCATAAAGCGGAAAGAAACTGCTTTGTTTCTTGTGGAACGAAACCGAAAGCAAAGTGAAGCTGATATTGCTGCTTTCCAACATCGTCACCAAGAGAATACAGCAGACTTTGTTAAGAAATAGAAAACATGCGTTAGAATGAGTTCCTTGACAAGCAAAACGGTACCTTTGTTTAGCTTCCCTAGGATTCAGTGCACGTCTGGGAGTATTAATTTCAGATTAAAAATATGTTACAGGTTCCTTTATGCTTGTCTTGCAGGCAGTCTACTAAAGTATCGCTATCAGCAGTCACACAAGGTTACAAAGTTGTTTCATTGTTAAGTATAGTAGTGGCTCATTATGTCCAATGCTTTTATTCAGTTAGTTTCCCCATTGCTCATGCCAGATAAGCAACTCATTTGTGTGATTGTCACTACTCCAAAATTTGCTGTTGTAGAGCACTGCAAATTATAAATGAGAAGCCCACGGGAGTAGTAAAAAACAGCAGACAAGGAATGAAAAGAGTTGCCTAAAGTGCAGCAGGGTGTACAAAATGATTACACTGACTCAGTTGAAAAGTTTATCTATTGTGCCCTCATAGACACAAGCCGCTGGGAAAAGGTGTCctgaaaaaaattggaggacgcttaagcttcgcctttacgagtggaatgcgatagcgttatccggccccgttcgcattgcatttttctgagtaggcttcactgcaacacacaacatgggaaagccagctcacAAAGACCAAGGTTATGCcaacggccgctcgatgaaacgcacgaggtgcggcctgccacgtcgcgcggcgaagtatgggcggagctgtgaagcgaaagttgacatttgccgccgcTTTTTTAGGGGTGGCGCTACCGCTGCGGGACTGCTCTTCCGTCGGGAAGTCTCCGCGGGAGAGATTTCGCGTCTTGCTCGCACGCCTTTTGTTCGCACACATAGTGTCGAGGTCTTTGTCGTGTTGCATGTGTCACTATCCCGCGCAACTGTTGCCTGCCGCTGTGTGCTACTAACACAAGAAAAGAACAATTAATCCGGTACCCTGAGTTTCCGCGCGACGTAGAACGCCGTGAAGCATGGCTGAAATACATTTCGCTACAGGgacaagtggcaaaggaagcatttgggagccgaTCGAGGGACACGTTTTTAATTGGTATGTTCGCTTCACTTCACCgacggccacaccgaggaactatgtaaggtgtttctaagcaaattgttacaGCCGCTATTGCCGAACTGGACCGGAGACCTGAATGCAACTGTGAGTGGTTAAAATTCGCCTACAAGCTCCGTCACGGAAGGTAGTACGATTTTAAAGCTGTTAAATGAGGCACTTTTCCGTGGCTTCAcatcgtgtaaaaaaaaaaaaaaaaaaaactgacaattGGCACAGCCTccctcgatcttttttttttttgtaataccCTCATAGTGAGGGCCTTtggggggtattttgaataaataaacaaataaattacGGAACTATGCGCATGCCGGTTTCACGCGGGAgccggccgccgcggccacaagcttggacatgtacaccgtggtcatgtgaccgatgtgacgacggtatcgccaccttgcgtaaggttTGATAAATGACGAATTCTCCCGCCAAAAACGGCGCCGTCGAAAACCGTgtacgctaggtaattgaacagatacggctagtcttatgaaaacgttttcaagacgtattcacccctcgtttttaagctgtcgtgcctgcgacgtttttaaagcgtcgatttcggtcaaaaatctgttttagacgttgaatccattaatacgacgttttgaaggCTTTGTGTGCTACCTGAGGATATACTTAACAGAGAAAAAATATATACCAAAcagagaagaaggaaaaaaaaaagaaagtgatgatacgtcatcgaggcgaggccccgcccctgcacggatttggtgtgaaaacagtcgcacccgttAGACTTGCGCCTGGCGtggcatcgccgacgtgacgcgacgaaacgaacgccggcgcgcgcgTGCGTCGTGAACGTCGGAGTAACCTGTCGCAGCCGAgctgacgtcagcgccccgcctagagcactgcacgggccgatttttgcggcccgggcccgggcccgtttttacattgggcggcccgcccgagcccgatcaaaacttttatggcgagacccgggcccggcccgggcccggaaataatctacgttacccgcccggcccggcccgccacccctttacctgaagcccgagcccggcctgagcccggcccgagcccggctcgagc contains the following coding sequences:
- the LOC119433324 gene encoding calcyphosin-like protein — protein: MSLTPIEKLRHQCLQRGAHGIKAFARQFRAMDHSGDKKLDKREFKKGLQDFKVDLSDHEVDTLFKELDTDGSGSISFNEFLVALRPPMSAARLDCIKETFHKMDKSGDGIITVNDLKGHYNARQPKFQSGELSEDDAFQLFLQNFDSTNNPDGKVTIEEFVDYYAGVSASVDTDSYFDLMMKNAWKF